One Rhinopithecus roxellana isolate Shanxi Qingling chromosome 7, ASM756505v1, whole genome shotgun sequence DNA segment encodes these proteins:
- the ITM2A gene encoding integral membrane protein 2A, translating to MVKIAFNTPTAVQKEEARQDVEALLSRTVRTQILTGKELRVATQEKEGSSGRCMLTLLGLSFILAGLIVGGACIYKYFMPKSTIYRGEMCFFDSEDPANSLRGGEPNFLPVTEEADIREDDNIAIIDVPVPSFSDSDPAAIIHDFEKGMTAYLDLLLGNCYLMPLNTSIVMPPKNLVELFGKLASGRYLPQTYVVREDLVAVEEIRDVSNLGIFIYQLCNNRKSFRLRRRDLLLGFNKRAIDKCWKIRHFPNEFIVETKICQE from the exons ATGGTGAAAATCGCCTTCAACACCCCCACCGCGGTGCAAAAGGAGGAGGCGCGGCAAGACGTGGAGGCCCTCCTGAGCCGCACGGTCAGAACTCAGATATTGACCGGCAAG GAGCTCCGAGTTGCCACCCAGGAAAAAGAGGGCTCCTCTGGGAGATGTATGCTTACTCTCTTAGGCCTTTCATTCATCTTGGCAGGACTTATTGTTGGTGGAGCCTGCATTTACAAGTACTTCATGCCCAag AGCACCATTTACCGTGGAGAGATGTGCTTCTTTGATTCTGAGGATCCTGCAAATTCCCTTCGTGGAGGAGAGCCTAACTTCCTGCCTGTGACTGAGGAGGCTGACATTCGTGAGGATGACAACATTGCAATCATTGATGTGCCTGTCCCCAGTTTCTCTGATAGTGACCCTGCAGCAATTATTCATGACTTTGAAAAG GGAATGACTGCTTACCTGGACTTGTTGCTGGGGAACTGCTATCTGATGCCCCTCAATACCTCTATTGTTATGCCTCCAAAAAATCTGGTAGAGCTCTTTGGCAAACTGGCG AGTGGCAGATATCTGCCTCAAACTTATGTGGTTCGTGAAGACCTGGTTGCTGTGGAGGAAATTCGTGATGTTAGTAACCTTGGGATCTTTATTTACCAACTTTGCAACAACAGAAAGTCATTCCGCCTTCGTCGCAGAGACCTCTTGCTGG GTTTCAACAAACGTGCCATTGATAAATGCTGGAAGATTAGACACTTCCCCAACGAATTTATTGTTGAGACCAAGATCTGTCAAGAGTAA